Proteins co-encoded in one Taeniopygia guttata chromosome 4, bTaeGut7.mat, whole genome shotgun sequence genomic window:
- the LOC100225801 gene encoding glycerol-3-phosphate acyltransferase 3 isoform X2, with amino-acid sequence MLQQEWATIRLQKSAKKPQPPRIPTANGIIERDETPMEKEIALLHGADFEFSHIFYFCRKGFEAIVEDEVTQRFSSEELLSWNLLTRTNVNFHYISLKLTVVWVIGVVVRYCFLLPLRFSLAAIGITSMIVGTTVVGQLPNGSVKNYLSEVVHLTCSRILVRALSGTIHYHNKENRPQKGGICVANHTSPIDAIILTNDGCYAMVGQVHGGLMGIIQRATVKACPHVWFERSEIKDRHLVTKRLREHVADKSKLPILIFPEGTCINNTSVMMFKKGSFEIGGTIYPVAIKYDPQFGDAFWNSSKYNIVSYLLRIMTSWAIVCNVWYLPPMVRKEDEDAVQFANRVRSAIAHQGGLTELPWDGGLKRAKVKDTFKEEQQKNYSKMLVRNGSVGSLSAETESD; translated from the exons ATGTTGCAACAAGAG TGGGCCACTATCCGGTTACAAAAAAGTGCCAAAAAGCCGCAGCCGCCACGGATTCCTACTGCCAATG gTATCATTGAAAGGGATGAAACGCCTATGGAGAAAGAAATTGCACTTCTGCATGGAGCAGACTTCGAATTCTCCCACATTTTTTACTTCTGCAGAAAGGGGTTTGAGGCTATTGTGGAAGATGAAGTCACTCAACGATTTTCCTCAGAagagctgctctcctggaatcTGCTCACGAGAACTAACGTCAACTTCCATTACATCAGCCTGAAGCTGACTGTTGTGTGGGTCATTGGGGTGGTAGTGCGGTACTGCTTCCTGCTGCCCCTACG CTTTAGCCTCGCTGCCATCGGTATTACATCAATGATTGTGGGAACAACTGTGGTGGGACAGCTGCCAAATGGCAG TGTGAAAAACTACCTGAGCGAAGTGGTTCACCTCACGTGCTCCCGCATCCTTGTCAGAGCTCTGTCTGGTACTATCCATTACCATAACAA GGAAAACAGACCTCAGAAAGGAGGAATTTGTGTTGCCAACCATACATCACCAATAGATGCGATCATTTTGACAAATGATGGATGCTATGCAATG GTGGGCCAGGTTCACGGTGGGCTGATGGGCATTATCCAGCGAGCCACGGTCAAGGCGTGTCCCCACGTCTGGTTCGAGCGCTCCGAGATCAAGGACCGCCATCTAGTGACAAAAAG GCTCAGGGAACATGTGGCAGATAAAAGCAAGCTCCCAATCTTAATTTTTCCAGAAG GCACCTGCATAAACAATACATCTGTGATGATGTTCAAGAAGGGGAGCTTTGAAATAGGAGGGACAATCTACCCTGTTGCAATCAAA TATGATCCTCAGTTTGGAGATGCCTTCTGGAACAGCAGCAAATACAATATCGTGAGCTACCTGCTGCGAATAATGACCAGCTGGGCTATCGTTTGCAATGTGTGGTACTTGCCACCAATGGTTAGAAAG GAAGATGAAGATGCTGTTCAGTTTGCCAACAGAGTGAGGTCAGCCATTGCTCACCAAGGAGGACTGACTGAACTCCCATG GGATGGAGGACTGAAACGAGCGAAAGTCAAAGATACCTTCAAagaagaacagcagaaaaactaCAGCAAAATGCTAGTGAGAAATGGATCAGTAGGAAGCTTGTCTGCAGAAACTGAGTCAGACTGA
- the LOC100225801 gene encoding glycerol-3-phosphate acyltransferase 3 isoform X1 encodes MELVWALGQVGAVWVALVLGLIVVPSALGVSLGISEAYMWLLVKTLEWATIRLQKSAKKPQPPRIPTANGIIERDETPMEKEIALLHGADFEFSHIFYFCRKGFEAIVEDEVTQRFSSEELLSWNLLTRTNVNFHYISLKLTVVWVIGVVVRYCFLLPLRFSLAAIGITSMIVGTTVVGQLPNGSVKNYLSEVVHLTCSRILVRALSGTIHYHNKENRPQKGGICVANHTSPIDAIILTNDGCYAMVGQVHGGLMGIIQRATVKACPHVWFERSEIKDRHLVTKRLREHVADKSKLPILIFPEGTCINNTSVMMFKKGSFEIGGTIYPVAIKYDPQFGDAFWNSSKYNIVSYLLRIMTSWAIVCNVWYLPPMVRKEDEDAVQFANRVRSAIAHQGGLTELPWDGGLKRAKVKDTFKEEQQKNYSKMLVRNGSVGSLSAETESD; translated from the exons ATGGAGCTGGTGTGGGCCCTGGGGCAGGTGGGCGCCGTGTGGGTGGCCCTGGTGCTCGGGCTCATCGTGGTGCCCTCGGCGCTGGGCGTCTCGCTGGGCATCTCGGAAGCCTATATGTGGTTGCTGGTGAAGACGCTGGAG TGGGCCACTATCCGGTTACAAAAAAGTGCCAAAAAGCCGCAGCCGCCACGGATTCCTACTGCCAATG gTATCATTGAAAGGGATGAAACGCCTATGGAGAAAGAAATTGCACTTCTGCATGGAGCAGACTTCGAATTCTCCCACATTTTTTACTTCTGCAGAAAGGGGTTTGAGGCTATTGTGGAAGATGAAGTCACTCAACGATTTTCCTCAGAagagctgctctcctggaatcTGCTCACGAGAACTAACGTCAACTTCCATTACATCAGCCTGAAGCTGACTGTTGTGTGGGTCATTGGGGTGGTAGTGCGGTACTGCTTCCTGCTGCCCCTACG CTTTAGCCTCGCTGCCATCGGTATTACATCAATGATTGTGGGAACAACTGTGGTGGGACAGCTGCCAAATGGCAG TGTGAAAAACTACCTGAGCGAAGTGGTTCACCTCACGTGCTCCCGCATCCTTGTCAGAGCTCTGTCTGGTACTATCCATTACCATAACAA GGAAAACAGACCTCAGAAAGGAGGAATTTGTGTTGCCAACCATACATCACCAATAGATGCGATCATTTTGACAAATGATGGATGCTATGCAATG GTGGGCCAGGTTCACGGTGGGCTGATGGGCATTATCCAGCGAGCCACGGTCAAGGCGTGTCCCCACGTCTGGTTCGAGCGCTCCGAGATCAAGGACCGCCATCTAGTGACAAAAAG GCTCAGGGAACATGTGGCAGATAAAAGCAAGCTCCCAATCTTAATTTTTCCAGAAG GCACCTGCATAAACAATACATCTGTGATGATGTTCAAGAAGGGGAGCTTTGAAATAGGAGGGACAATCTACCCTGTTGCAATCAAA TATGATCCTCAGTTTGGAGATGCCTTCTGGAACAGCAGCAAATACAATATCGTGAGCTACCTGCTGCGAATAATGACCAGCTGGGCTATCGTTTGCAATGTGTGGTACTTGCCACCAATGGTTAGAAAG GAAGATGAAGATGCTGTTCAGTTTGCCAACAGAGTGAGGTCAGCCATTGCTCACCAAGGAGGACTGACTGAACTCCCATG GGATGGAGGACTGAAACGAGCGAAAGTCAAAGATACCTTCAAagaagaacagcagaaaaactaCAGCAAAATGCTAGTGAGAAATGGATCAGTAGGAAGCTTGTCTGCAGAAACTGAGTCAGACTGA
- the LOC100225801 gene encoding glycerol-3-phosphate acyltransferase 3 isoform X3, whose product MEKEIALLHGADFEFSHIFYFCRKGFEAIVEDEVTQRFSSEELLSWNLLTRTNVNFHYISLKLTVVWVIGVVVRYCFLLPLRFSLAAIGITSMIVGTTVVGQLPNGSVKNYLSEVVHLTCSRILVRALSGTIHYHNKENRPQKGGICVANHTSPIDAIILTNDGCYAMVGQVHGGLMGIIQRATVKACPHVWFERSEIKDRHLVTKRLREHVADKSKLPILIFPEGTCINNTSVMMFKKGSFEIGGTIYPVAIKYDPQFGDAFWNSSKYNIVSYLLRIMTSWAIVCNVWYLPPMVRKEDEDAVQFANRVRSAIAHQGGLTELPWDGGLKRAKVKDTFKEEQQKNYSKMLVRNGSVGSLSAETESD is encoded by the exons ATGGAGAAAGAAATTGCACTTCTGCATGGAGCAGACTTCGAATTCTCCCACATTTTTTACTTCTGCAGAAAGGGGTTTGAGGCTATTGTGGAAGATGAAGTCACTCAACGATTTTCCTCAGAagagctgctctcctggaatcTGCTCACGAGAACTAACGTCAACTTCCATTACATCAGCCTGAAGCTGACTGTTGTGTGGGTCATTGGGGTGGTAGTGCGGTACTGCTTCCTGCTGCCCCTACG CTTTAGCCTCGCTGCCATCGGTATTACATCAATGATTGTGGGAACAACTGTGGTGGGACAGCTGCCAAATGGCAG TGTGAAAAACTACCTGAGCGAAGTGGTTCACCTCACGTGCTCCCGCATCCTTGTCAGAGCTCTGTCTGGTACTATCCATTACCATAACAA GGAAAACAGACCTCAGAAAGGAGGAATTTGTGTTGCCAACCATACATCACCAATAGATGCGATCATTTTGACAAATGATGGATGCTATGCAATG GTGGGCCAGGTTCACGGTGGGCTGATGGGCATTATCCAGCGAGCCACGGTCAAGGCGTGTCCCCACGTCTGGTTCGAGCGCTCCGAGATCAAGGACCGCCATCTAGTGACAAAAAG GCTCAGGGAACATGTGGCAGATAAAAGCAAGCTCCCAATCTTAATTTTTCCAGAAG GCACCTGCATAAACAATACATCTGTGATGATGTTCAAGAAGGGGAGCTTTGAAATAGGAGGGACAATCTACCCTGTTGCAATCAAA TATGATCCTCAGTTTGGAGATGCCTTCTGGAACAGCAGCAAATACAATATCGTGAGCTACCTGCTGCGAATAATGACCAGCTGGGCTATCGTTTGCAATGTGTGGTACTTGCCACCAATGGTTAGAAAG GAAGATGAAGATGCTGTTCAGTTTGCCAACAGAGTGAGGTCAGCCATTGCTCACCAAGGAGGACTGACTGAACTCCCATG GGATGGAGGACTGAAACGAGCGAAAGTCAAAGATACCTTCAAagaagaacagcagaaaaactaCAGCAAAATGCTAGTGAGAAATGGATCAGTAGGAAGCTTGTCTGCAGAAACTGAGTCAGACTGA